The following proteins are co-located in the Besnoitia besnoiti strain Bb-Ger1 chromosome Unknown contig00007, whole genome shotgun sequence genome:
- a CDS encoding uncharacterized protein (encoded by transcript BESB_070870) codes for MGSTRGAAAARAVCVVLAILGSLAGSVSCLVGRPEDGYETALHQELPAGAWKKINVGGCLVGRGANVVVDPGFPNIMESVNIPGFIGGQLCDWLDAQLLRHNTVGRRVLKPPTGFFKFLKSDKMYRFEDHLEVIVTRIDFVNYERVPGVRGHVPLPWMTATFTYHPPTPEFGERSVPFVARGADLSSPTQVHLLITPEISKQLRSLGNYAPGEFPAYFGREANVKEGEELPVHVEQPVLLRSFVKVDGVCAFLDGRLLTADAKLCQWATQWATKYPSASAIMRVQKATLFSSSPSVLLVSIQLQSPEYSSYKTQIPVVLKPSTELAGIFQERYDDLLQKHREL; via the coding sequence ATGGGCTCCACTAGaggtgcggcggctgcccggGCCGTCTGCGTGGTACTGGCGATTTTGGGAAGCCTGGCTGGATCGGTCAGCTGCCTAGTCGGGCGACCAGAGGACGGTTATGAAACAGCGCTACATCAGGAGCTGCCAGCAGGAGCGTGGAAGAAGATTAATGTTGGCGGCTGTCTGGTGGGTCGCGGGGCAAATGTCGTTGTAGACCCGGGTTTCCCAAACATTATGGAGTCTGTGAATATTCCGGGATTCATCGGTGGCCAGTTGTGTGACTGGCTCGACGCTCAGTTGCTAAGGCATAACACCGTTGGTCGCAGGGTTCTAAAGCCACCAACAGGGTTTTTCAAATTTCTCAAAAGTGACAAAATGTACCGCTTTGAAGATCACCTGGAAGTTATTGTCACTCGTATTGACTTCGTCAATTACGAGCGCGTCCCCGGTGTCAGAGGTCATGTTCCACTTCCGTGGATGACGGCCACATTCACATATCATCCTCCAACACCGGAGTTTGGTGAGCGGAGCGTTCCATTCGTTGCAAGGGGAGCGGATCTTTCTTCCCCTACCCAAGTGCATCTGCTCATAACCCCCGAGATATCTAAGCAGCTGCGGTCGTTGGGCAACTACGCTCCGGGGGAATTTCCAGCATATTTCGGCAGGGAAGCAAACGTCAAGGAAGGTGAAGAATTGCCAGTACATGTTGAGCAACCTGTGCTGCTTCGCAGCTTCGTGAAAGTTgacggcgtctgcgcttTTCTTGATGGCAGATTGCTGACCGCGGATGCAAAGCTGTGCCAATGGGCGACTCAGTGGGCAACAAAATACCCGTCGGCATCCGCTATTATGCGCGTACAGAAAGCAACGTTATTCAGCTCTTCTCCATCTGTTCTTCTTGTCAGCATCCAGCTCCAAAGCCCCGAATATAGCTCTTACAAGACGCAGATTCCTGTGGTGTTGAAACCTAGCACCGAGCTCGCAGGAATCTTTCAAGAGAGATACGATGACCTCCTCCAGAAGCACCGGGAATTATGA